One window of the Lemur catta isolate mLemCat1 chromosome 6, mLemCat1.pri, whole genome shotgun sequence genome contains the following:
- the LOC123640605 gene encoding natural killer cells antigen CD94-like, whose protein sequence is MAVSQTTRWRLISGTLGVICLLLTVTLGILLKPSHTKTDTEPISSPGPNMELQEGSDCCSCPEKWVGYQCNCYFISSKVKTWNESRNFCVSQNSSLLQLQNRDELGFMHSSRHFYWIGLSYNEERGAWLWEDGSAPSWDLFLSLETPYPMKCIAYKPMNGVVDEACEKENYYICKKTAYLSDFWDREVGTTDPGLL, encoded by the exons ATGGCAG TGTCTCAGACCACTCGGTGGAGGTTGATTTCTGGGACCTTAGGAGTCATATGCCTTTTGTTGACGGTTACTTTGGGAATTTTGTTGAAACCTT CACATACTAAAACAGATACTGAGCCAATATCCTCTCCAGGACCCAACATGGAACTCCAGGAAG GCTCTGACTGCTGTTCTTGCCCAGAGAAGTGGGTTGGGTACCAGTGCAACTGCTACTTCATTTCTAGCAAAGTGAAAACTTggaatgaaagtagaaatttCTGTGTTTCTCAGAATTCCAGTTTGCTTCAGCTTCAAAACAGAGATGAACTG GGTTTTATGCACTCCAGTCGACACTTTTACTGGATTGGACTCTCTTACAATGAAGAACGTGGGGCCTGGCTGTGGGAGGACGGCTCTGCTCCTTCCTGGGATCT ATTTTTGTCACTTGAAACTCCATACCCAATGAAGTGCATAGCATATAAGCCAATGAATGGTGTTGTGGATGAAGCATGTGAAAAAGAGAATTATTACATCTGTAAAAAAACAGCTTATTTAAGTGATTTTTGGGACAGAGAGGTGGGGACTACAGATCCaggattattatga